The Streptomyces nitrosporeus genome includes a window with the following:
- a CDS encoding aldo/keto reductase — protein MKYTQLGRTGLKVSRLVLGTMNFGPQTNESDSHALMDAALEAGVNFFDTANVYGWGENKGRTEEIIGTWFAQGGDRRDKVVLATKVYGNMGPDGEAWPNHDKLSALNIRRAVDASLKRLQTDHIDLYQFHHVDRSTPVEEIWQAIDVLIQQGKILYAGSSNFSGYKIAQANERARQRGSYGLVSEQCIYNLMQRGAEMEVIPAAQEYGLGVIPWSPLHGGLLGGAIRKEREGGGARSTSGRSGDALADPKLRAQVQAYEDLLEKHGLEPGEAGLAWLLTRPGVTGPISGPRTREQLDSALRAVELELSEEVLAGLDEIFPGPGPSPENFAW, from the coding sequence ATGAAGTACACGCAGCTCGGACGCACCGGACTCAAAGTCAGCCGCCTCGTCCTGGGGACGATGAACTTCGGCCCCCAGACCAACGAGAGCGACAGCCACGCCCTCATGGACGCCGCCCTGGAGGCCGGCGTCAACTTCTTCGACACGGCCAACGTGTACGGCTGGGGCGAGAACAAGGGCCGCACCGAGGAGATCATCGGCACCTGGTTCGCCCAGGGCGGCGACCGCCGGGACAAGGTCGTCCTCGCGACCAAGGTCTACGGCAACATGGGCCCCGACGGCGAGGCGTGGCCCAACCACGACAAGCTGTCCGCCCTGAACATCCGGCGTGCCGTCGACGCCAGTCTCAAGCGGCTCCAGACCGACCACATCGACCTGTACCAGTTCCACCACGTCGACCGGTCCACCCCGGTCGAGGAGATCTGGCAGGCCATCGACGTACTGATCCAGCAGGGCAAGATCCTCTACGCCGGCTCGTCCAACTTCTCCGGCTACAAGATCGCCCAGGCCAACGAGCGGGCCCGGCAGCGGGGCAGTTACGGCCTGGTCAGCGAGCAGTGCATCTACAACCTGATGCAGCGCGGCGCCGAGATGGAGGTCATCCCGGCCGCCCAGGAGTACGGCCTCGGGGTCATCCCGTGGTCCCCGCTGCACGGCGGGCTGCTCGGCGGGGCGATCCGCAAGGAGCGGGAGGGCGGCGGCGCCCGGTCCACGTCCGGCCGCTCCGGCGACGCGCTCGCCGACCCGAAGCTGCGGGCCCAGGTCCAGGCCTACGAGGACCTGCTGGAGAAGCACGGTCTGGAGCCCGGCGAGGCGGGGCTGGCCTGGCTGCTGACCCGGCCCGGTGTCACCGGGCCGATCTCCGGCCCCCGCACCCGGGAACAGCTCGACTCCGCGCTGCGCGCGGTGGAGCTGGAGCTCTCCGAGGAGGTGCTGGCCGGTCTGGACGAGATCTTCCCGGGCCCCGGCCCGTCCCCGGAGAACTTCGCCTGGTAA
- a CDS encoding MFS transporter, producing MSTGSGADSAPAPTSTHESKTGGTFSSLKIRNYRLFATGAVISNTGTWMSRITQDWLVLSLTGSATAVGITTALQFLPMLLFGLYGGVIADRLPKRRLLLISQAALGLCGVALAVLTLSGVVEVWHVYLIAFLLGMVTVVDNPARQSFVSEMVGPAQLRNAVSLNSANFQSARLIGPAVAGVLITTVGSGWAFMLNGLSFIAPLVGLMMMRTDELHASVTVKRAKGQLREGLRYVSGRPDLIWPIVLVGFVGTFGFNFPIWLTAFADEIFDGGAGMYSFFNILMAAGSLCGALLAARRRSSRLRMVVGAGTVFGLLEIVAALSPTVWLFSLLLVPIGMIGMTTNISANTSVQMAADPAMRGRVMSLYMMVFAGGTPVGAPIVGWISDTYGARTGMMAGGAVSVLAALGVGFMLTRVGGLRLKVDLRPGHPHVRFVPRERLATAA from the coding sequence TTGAGTACGGGATCCGGAGCAGACTCCGCCCCCGCACCGACTTCCACCCACGAGAGCAAGACCGGCGGGACCTTCTCGTCGCTGAAGATCCGCAACTACCGCCTGTTCGCCACGGGCGCCGTGATCTCCAACACCGGCACCTGGATGTCCCGCATCACGCAGGACTGGCTCGTCCTGAGCCTCACCGGGTCCGCCACGGCCGTCGGCATCACCACGGCCCTCCAGTTCCTCCCGATGCTGCTCTTCGGCCTGTACGGCGGTGTGATCGCCGACCGGCTCCCGAAGCGGCGTCTGCTCCTCATCAGCCAGGCAGCGCTCGGCCTGTGCGGCGTCGCACTCGCCGTACTGACCCTCTCCGGCGTCGTCGAGGTCTGGCACGTCTACCTGATCGCCTTCCTGCTCGGCATGGTGACCGTCGTCGACAACCCGGCGCGCCAGTCGTTCGTCTCCGAGATGGTCGGCCCCGCACAGCTGCGCAACGCCGTCAGCCTGAACTCCGCGAACTTCCAGTCCGCCCGGCTCATCGGACCCGCCGTCGCGGGTGTCCTCATCACCACGGTCGGCAGCGGCTGGGCCTTCATGCTGAACGGGCTGTCGTTCATCGCCCCGCTGGTCGGCCTGATGATGATGCGCACCGACGAGCTGCACGCCTCCGTCACCGTCAAGCGGGCCAAGGGCCAGCTGCGCGAGGGGCTGCGCTACGTCTCGGGCAGGCCCGACCTGATCTGGCCCATCGTGCTGGTCGGCTTCGTGGGGACCTTCGGTTTCAACTTCCCGATCTGGCTCACCGCCTTCGCCGACGAGATCTTCGACGGCGGCGCGGGGATGTACTCCTTCTTCAACATCCTGATGGCGGCCGGCTCCCTCTGCGGGGCCCTGCTGGCCGCCCGGCGCCGTTCCTCGCGGCTGCGGATGGTGGTGGGCGCGGGCACCGTGTTCGGCCTGCTGGAGATCGTCGCGGCGCTCTCCCCGACGGTCTGGCTCTTCTCGCTGCTGCTGGTCCCGATCGGCATGATCGGCATGACGACCAACATCAGCGCCAACACCAGCGTCCAGATGGCCGCGGACCCCGCGATGCGCGGCCGGGTGATGAGCCTCTACATGATGGTCTTCGCCGGGGGCACGCCGGTGGGCGCCCCGATCGTCGGCTGGATCAGCGACACCTACGGCGCGAGGACCGGCATGATGGCCGGCGGCGCGGTCTCCGTGCTGGCCGCGCTCGGCGTCGGCTTCATGCTGACCCGCGTCGGCGGACTGCGCCTCAAGGTCGACCTGCGGCCCGGCCACCCGCATGTGCGGTTCGTCCCGCGTGAACGGCTGGCGACGGCGGCCTGA
- a CDS encoding NCS2 family permease, whose translation MSPSATAKVDPTPPPAPQQPSGGLDRFFKISERGSSVAREIRGGFATFFAMAYIIVLNPIILGSAKDMYGHQLDGGQLVTATVLTAAFSTLLMGVIGNVPIALAAGLGVNTVVALQLAPRMSWPDAMGMVVLAGFVVMLLVATGLRERVMNAVPMSLRKGISMGIGLFVLLVGLVDSGFVSRIPDAAHTTVPLQLGNDGHLNGWPVLVFVLGTLLTLALIVRKVPGAILISIVAMTVVAVVIDAIADLPAGAWGLTTPAWPGNPVSSPDFGLVGEVSLFGGFEKVGILTGVLFVFTVLLSCFFDAMGTILGVGDEAKLMDKNGTFPGMNKVLFIDGVAVATGGATSSSAGTCFVESTAGVGEGARTGLSSVVSGLLFAVALFLTPLATMVPSQAATPALVAVGFLILVGSVRAVDWSDYTLAIPAFLAMLMMPFTYSITNGIGIGFVAFCVLRLAAGRGREVPVAMYAVSAVFVFYYAMPALGLT comes from the coding sequence ATGTCCCCCTCGGCCACCGCTAAGGTCGACCCCACGCCGCCCCCGGCTCCGCAGCAGCCCTCCGGCGGCCTGGACCGCTTCTTCAAGATCTCCGAGCGGGGATCGTCGGTCGCCCGCGAGATCCGTGGCGGATTCGCCACGTTCTTCGCGATGGCGTACATCATCGTGCTGAACCCGATCATCCTCGGCAGCGCGAAGGACATGTACGGCCATCAGCTCGACGGCGGCCAGCTCGTCACGGCCACCGTGCTGACGGCCGCGTTCTCCACGCTCCTGATGGGCGTCATCGGCAACGTCCCGATCGCGCTGGCCGCCGGCCTCGGCGTCAACACCGTGGTCGCCCTCCAGCTGGCCCCCCGGATGAGCTGGCCGGACGCCATGGGCATGGTGGTCCTCGCGGGCTTCGTGGTGATGCTCCTCGTCGCCACGGGTCTGCGCGAACGCGTCATGAACGCCGTGCCGATGTCGCTCCGCAAGGGCATCTCGATGGGTATCGGCCTCTTCGTGCTGCTGGTCGGCCTGGTCGACTCGGGCTTCGTCTCCCGCATCCCGGACGCCGCGCACACCACCGTGCCGCTCCAGCTCGGCAACGACGGCCACCTCAACGGCTGGCCGGTGCTGGTCTTCGTGCTCGGCACGCTGCTGACCCTCGCGCTGATCGTCCGCAAGGTGCCGGGCGCGATCCTGATCTCCATCGTCGCGATGACCGTCGTCGCGGTGGTCATCGACGCGATCGCCGACCTGCCCGCGGGCGCCTGGGGCCTGACCACCCCCGCGTGGCCGGGCAACCCGGTGTCGTCCCCCGACTTCGGCCTGGTCGGTGAGGTCAGCCTGTTCGGCGGCTTCGAGAAGGTCGGCATCCTCACCGGCGTCCTCTTCGTCTTCACGGTGCTGCTGTCCTGCTTCTTCGACGCGATGGGCACCATCCTCGGGGTCGGCGACGAGGCGAAGCTGATGGACAAGAACGGCACCTTCCCGGGCATGAACAAGGTCCTGTTCATCGACGGCGTCGCCGTCGCCACGGGCGGTGCGACCTCCTCCTCCGCCGGTACCTGCTTCGTGGAGTCCACGGCGGGCGTCGGCGAGGGCGCGCGCACCGGCCTGTCGAGCGTGGTCAGCGGTCTGCTCTTCGCGGTGGCGCTGTTCCTGACGCCGCTGGCGACGATGGTCCCCTCGCAGGCGGCCACCCCGGCGCTGGTCGCGGTCGGCTTCCTGATCCTGGTGGGCTCGGTCCGGGCCGTCGACTGGAGCGACTACACGCTCGCGATCCCGGCGTTCCTCGCGATGCTGATGATGCCGTTCACGTACTCGATCACCAACGGCATCGGCATCGGCTTCGTCGCCTTCTGCGTGCTGCGCCTGGCGGCGGGCCGCGGGCGTGAGGTGCCGGTGGCGATGTACGCCGTGTCGGCGGTCTTCGTCTTCTACTACGCGATGCCGGCGCTCGGCCTCACGTGA
- a CDS encoding DUF2530 domain-containing protein, whose translation MEKWTPKHEAPEPLEGPVVATITGGTILWFVLFLVQLPFYGWYDDHGHTWWLWCCLTGGGLGLIGVWYVRARDAAIKRDAAERAGAGSAGAGGADAGR comes from the coding sequence ATGGAGAAGTGGACACCGAAACACGAGGCGCCCGAGCCCCTGGAGGGCCCGGTCGTCGCCACCATCACCGGCGGCACGATCCTCTGGTTCGTCCTCTTCCTCGTGCAGCTCCCCTTCTACGGCTGGTACGACGACCACGGGCACACCTGGTGGCTGTGGTGCTGCCTGACCGGCGGGGGCCTCGGCCTGATCGGCGTCTGGTACGTACGGGCGCGGGACGCGGCGATCAAGCGGGACGCCGCCGAGCGCGCCGGGGCCGGGAGCGCCGGGGCCGGCGGCGCGGACGCCGGCCGCTGA
- a CDS encoding DUF5707 domain-containing protein produces the protein MRIRATVAAVSGALALSALAVPAAQADDGRSWTPSGLFAPRQAAPERMAARSVTATDDLKITKVVVNGGKPVVVGTKSPQKYSVAITATDDSGIADAGTALWIGDDIESEDSFGFFQNEDAAKCKAVNATTSTCTLSVTFDPAFMINSDATSWHVAAAVLSNDGQIVDNTKFGKTKVQRFSKLTANAGPEPVKKGKTLTVTGKLTRAHWDTGTYKGYTQQPVKLQFRKKGSSTYTTVKTIKSSSTGTLKTTVKASADGYWRFSFAGTSTTPAVSAAGDYVDVK, from the coding sequence ATGCGTATTCGTGCCACTGTTGCCGCCGTCAGCGGCGCCCTGGCCCTTTCCGCTCTCGCCGTCCCGGCCGCCCAGGCGGACGACGGCCGGTCGTGGACGCCTTCCGGGCTCTTCGCGCCGCGGCAGGCCGCCCCGGAGCGGATGGCCGCCCGGTCGGTCACCGCGACCGACGACCTCAAGATCACCAAGGTCGTCGTCAACGGCGGCAAGCCGGTCGTGGTCGGCACCAAGTCGCCGCAGAAGTACTCGGTCGCGATCACCGCGACCGACGACTCGGGCATCGCCGACGCGGGCACCGCCCTGTGGATCGGCGACGACATCGAGTCGGAGGACAGCTTCGGCTTCTTCCAGAACGAGGACGCCGCGAAGTGCAAGGCGGTCAACGCGACCACCTCCACCTGCACGCTCTCCGTCACCTTCGACCCGGCGTTCATGATCAACTCGGACGCCACGTCCTGGCACGTGGCCGCCGCCGTGCTCAGCAACGACGGCCAGATCGTCGACAACACCAAGTTCGGCAAGACCAAGGTCCAGCGCTTCTCCAAGCTGACCGCCAACGCCGGTCCGGAGCCCGTGAAGAAGGGCAAGACCCTCACGGTCACCGGCAAGCTGACGCGCGCCCACTGGGACACCGGCACCTACAAGGGCTACACCCAGCAGCCCGTCAAGCTGCAGTTCCGCAAGAAGGGCTCCAGCACCTACACCACCGTCAAGACCATCAAGTCGAGCAGCACCGGCACGCTGAAGACCACCGTGAAGGCCTCGGCCGACGGCTACTGGCGCTTCAGCTTCGCGGGCACGTCCACCACGCCGGCCGTCTCGGCCGCGGGTGACTACGTCGACGTGAAGTAG
- a CDS encoding HAD-IC family P-type ATPase: protein MTQRAPDSSGEQPDSLPDSPGPPSPGGLSSAEVAERVARGEVNDVPVRSSRSVTEIVRANVLTRFNLIIGVLWVIMLCVAPIQDSLFGFVIIANTGIGIVQEWRAKKTLDSLAVIGEAKPTVRRDGRAAEVSVSGIVLGDLVELGPGDKVVVDGTVAEADGLEIDESLLTGEADPVVKRRGDPVMSGSFVVAGGGAFTATRVGREAYAAQLAEEASRFTLVRSELRSGISTILKYVTWMMVPTAIGLIISQLVVKDNNFKDSVARTVGGIVPMIPEGLVLLTSVAFAIGVIRLGRKQCLVQELPAIEGLARVDVVCLDKTGTLTEGGMDVTGLRTLNGTDEEYVRRVLGALGASDPRPNASLQAIIDAHPDGGGWSVTQTLPFSSARKYSGAAFDEGDGGASAWLLGAPDVLLAAGDPALAETGHLNEQGLRVLLLARVRGRIDAPDAADGAEPTALVVLEQRLRPDAGDTLAYFEEERVQAKIISGDNAVSVGAVAQKLGMPGAERTMDARELPAGHDAMASEIERNAVFGRVAPQQKRDMVAALQSRGHTVAMTGDGVNDVLALKDADIGVSMGSGSEATRAVAQIVLLDNSFATLPSVVAEGRRVIGNITRVATLFLTKTVYSVLLAVLVVCFQVEYPFLPRHLTLLSTLTIGVPAFFLALAPNKERAHPHFVRRVMRYAIPSGVIAAAATFTTYLVARHHYAGTGALDAETSTATLTLFLVSMWVLAIIARPYTWWRVLLVAAMGLCFLVVLAVPWLQDFFALKLVGTTMPWAAVGIAVVAAAALEAAWRMVGRRFRS from the coding sequence ATGACTCAGCGGGCACCCGACTCCTCCGGCGAGCAGCCGGACTCCCTGCCGGACTCACCCGGACCCCCGTCGCCGGGCGGGCTGAGCAGCGCCGAGGTCGCCGAGCGGGTCGCCCGCGGCGAGGTCAACGACGTACCCGTACGCTCCTCGCGTTCCGTCACCGAGATCGTCCGCGCCAACGTCCTCACCCGGTTCAACCTGATCATCGGCGTGCTCTGGGTGATCATGCTGTGCGTGGCGCCGATCCAGGACAGCCTCTTCGGCTTCGTGATCATCGCCAACACCGGCATCGGCATCGTCCAGGAATGGCGCGCCAAGAAGACGCTGGACAGCCTCGCGGTCATCGGTGAGGCGAAGCCCACCGTCCGCCGCGACGGCCGGGCCGCCGAGGTGTCCGTCTCCGGGATCGTGCTGGGGGACCTCGTCGAGCTGGGACCGGGCGACAAGGTCGTGGTCGACGGCACCGTCGCCGAGGCGGACGGCCTGGAGATCGACGAGTCGCTGCTGACCGGCGAGGCCGACCCGGTGGTGAAGCGGCGGGGCGACCCGGTGATGTCCGGCAGCTTCGTCGTCGCCGGGGGCGGGGCCTTCACCGCCACCAGGGTCGGCCGCGAGGCCTACGCGGCCCAGCTCGCCGAGGAGGCGTCCCGCTTCACCCTGGTCCGGTCGGAGCTGCGCAGCGGCATCAGCACCATCCTCAAGTACGTGACCTGGATGATGGTGCCGACCGCGATCGGGCTGATCATCAGCCAGCTGGTCGTCAAGGACAACAACTTCAAGGACTCCGTCGCCCGTACCGTCGGCGGGATCGTGCCGATGATCCCCGAGGGCCTGGTGCTGCTGACCTCCGTGGCCTTCGCGATCGGTGTCATCCGGCTCGGCCGCAAGCAGTGCCTGGTGCAGGAGCTGCCCGCCATCGAGGGGCTGGCCCGGGTGGACGTCGTCTGCCTGGACAAGACCGGCACCCTGACCGAGGGCGGTATGGACGTCACCGGTCTGCGGACGCTGAACGGCACGGACGAGGAGTACGTCCGCCGGGTCCTGGGCGCCCTCGGCGCCTCCGATCCCCGGCCCAACGCGAGCCTCCAGGCGATCATCGATGCCCATCCGGACGGCGGCGGCTGGTCCGTCACGCAGACGCTGCCCTTCTCCTCCGCCCGCAAGTACAGCGGCGCCGCCTTCGACGAGGGCGACGGCGGCGCCTCCGCCTGGCTGCTGGGCGCCCCCGACGTGCTGCTGGCGGCCGGTGACCCGGCCCTCGCCGAGACCGGCCACCTCAACGAGCAGGGGCTGCGGGTCCTCCTGCTGGCCCGGGTCCGGGGCCGGATCGACGCCCCGGACGCGGCGGACGGGGCGGAGCCCACCGCGCTGGTCGTCCTGGAGCAGCGGCTGCGCCCGGACGCCGGGGACACCCTGGCGTACTTCGAGGAGGAGCGCGTCCAGGCGAAGATCATCTCCGGTGACAACGCGGTCTCGGTCGGGGCGGTCGCCCAGAAGCTGGGCATGCCGGGCGCGGAGCGCACCATGGACGCCCGGGAACTGCCCGCCGGGCACGACGCGATGGCGTCCGAGATCGAGCGGAACGCGGTCTTCGGCCGGGTCGCCCCGCAGCAGAAGCGGGACATGGTCGCGGCGCTCCAGTCCCGGGGGCACACCGTGGCGATGACCGGCGACGGGGTCAACGACGTGCTGGCGCTGAAGGACGCCGACATCGGCGTCTCGATGGGCTCGGGCTCCGAGGCGACCCGCGCGGTGGCCCAGATCGTGCTGCTCGACAACAGCTTCGCCACGCTGCCGTCGGTGGTGGCCGAGGGCCGGCGGGTGATCGGCAACATCACCCGGGTCGCCACCCTGTTCCTGACCAAGACCGTCTACTCGGTGCTGCTGGCCGTCCTGGTGGTGTGCTTCCAGGTGGAGTACCCGTTCCTGCCCCGCCATCTGACGCTGCTGTCCACGCTGACGATCGGGGTGCCGGCGTTCTTCCTGGCGCTCGCCCCGAACAAGGAGCGCGCCCATCCCCACTTCGTACGCCGGGTCATGCGGTACGCGATCCCCTCGGGGGTCATCGCGGCGGCGGCCACCTTCACGACGTACCTGGTGGCCCGCCACCACTACGCCGGGACCGGCGCCCTGGACGCCGAGACCAGCACGGCGACGCTCACCCTGTTCCTGGTGTCGATGTGGGTACTGGCGATCATCGCCCGCCCCTACACCTGGTGGCGGGTGCTCCTGGTGGCGGCGATGGGGCTGTGCTTCCTGGTCGTACTGGCGGTGCCGTGGCTCCAGGACTTCTTCGCGCTGAAGCTGGTCGGCACCACGATGCCGTGGGCCGCGGTGGGTATCGCGGTGGTGGCGGCCGCCGCCCTGGAGGCGGCCTGGAGAATGGTCGGCCGCCGCTTCCGGTCCTGA
- the thpR gene encoding RNA 2',3'-cyclic phosphodiesterase has translation MSGPANSAGSPVDTPRAQRLFAAVLPPGAAADELAAAVAPLRRLPGAGELRWTGRAGWHFTSAFFGHVEEELLPGLYERLERAAHRTGRFELRLRGGGRFDGRALWAGAAGGLDTLRLLADRAGAAARRAGVPMEGHRSYVPHLTLARSRVPADLTPYTAALERFEGTPWEAGELALVRSNPPVSGVPGEQPRYEVVRGWPLGR, from the coding sequence ATGAGCGGTCCCGCGAACAGTGCCGGCAGCCCCGTGGACACCCCTCGCGCCCAGCGGCTCTTCGCCGCGGTCCTGCCGCCCGGGGCCGCGGCGGACGAGCTGGCGGCGGCCGTCGCACCGCTGCGCCGGCTGCCCGGCGCCGGGGAGCTGCGCTGGACGGGCCGGGCGGGCTGGCACTTCACCTCGGCCTTCTTCGGGCACGTGGAGGAGGAACTGCTGCCCGGTCTGTACGAACGGCTGGAGCGGGCCGCCCACCGCACCGGGCGCTTCGAGCTCCGGCTGAGGGGCGGCGGCAGGTTCGACGGGCGGGCCCTGTGGGCGGGGGCCGCGGGCGGGCTCGACACACTGCGGCTGCTGGCGGACCGCGCCGGGGCGGCGGCCCGCCGGGCCGGGGTACCGATGGAGGGGCACCGCTCCTACGTCCCCCACCTCACCCTGGCCCGCAGCCGGGTGCCGGCCGACCTCACCCCGTACACCGCGGCCCTGGAGCGCTTCGAGGGGACGCCCTGGGAGGCCGGGGAGCTGGCCCTGGTCCGCAGCAACCCGCCGGTGAGCGGGGTGCCCGGGGAGCAGCCGCGGTACGAGGTGGTACGGGGCTGGCCGCTGGGGCGGTGA
- a CDS encoding MarR family winged helix-turn-helix transcriptional regulator, giving the protein MPDLIHDGESAAAVSSLRSAVMLLGRRLKHQRVDESLSPTEMSVLGTLARCGSATPGELARKEHVQPPSMTRIVALLEAKGLVRLEPHPDDRRQKMVSRTEQAEAMLAESRSKRNAWLAGLAEGLDEDEWEKLRAAAPVLEKLAHL; this is encoded by the coding sequence ATGCCTGACCTGATCCACGACGGCGAGAGTGCCGCCGCCGTGAGCTCCCTTCGCTCCGCCGTGATGCTCCTGGGCCGGCGTCTGAAGCACCAGCGCGTCGACGAGTCGCTGAGCCCCACCGAGATGTCGGTGCTCGGGACCCTCGCCCGCTGCGGCTCCGCCACACCCGGTGAGCTGGCCCGAAAGGAACACGTACAGCCGCCGTCGATGACCCGCATCGTCGCGTTGCTGGAGGCCAAGGGCCTGGTCAGGCTGGAACCGCACCCCGATGACCGTCGGCAGAAGATGGTCAGCCGCACCGAGCAGGCGGAAGCCATGCTCGCCGAGAGCCGTTCCAAGCGGAACGCCTGGCTGGCCGGCCTCGCCGAGGGCCTGGACGAGGACGAGTGGGAGAAGCTGCGGGCCGCCGCGCCCGTGCTGGAGAAGCTGGCCCACCTGTGA